The segment ctctctctctctctctctctcatcaaTACCCATTTGTTCTTATCCTTTCTCATCAACAACGCACCTATGAaggtctcttctttttcttatttgatcTAAAAAACAAtgcctttttctctttcttttatgtttgttaCGAGAATCCAAGACGTGGGTATTAGAGATTGGATTCTTTCATGTTGGATTCccacaaaaaaatcaaatctttactttcttttttcaattttcgtGGATTCCGATGATGTTTTTCAAGtgggtttttcatttttgttgaaatagaTCGAATTAGATCTCTTAATTTTGGATTTGGGTTTTTGCAGAAGTTCATATTGAAGCTTGATTTACACGATGACAAGGCCAAACAAAAGGCTTTGAAGACCGTATCATCACTTTCAGGTTCATTTTGTTCCTatgatgttcttgttttgttcttcctttgaAGTGAAGCTAATTCTTAATCTACTAGGATTGCTTAGAGACATAATTTCCTTTGAAAATTACATGTCTTTCTCAAGACAAATTCTGTTGGTTGTTTGTGTATGTTGATCGATTTTGATCCTCTAACTTACCCAACCCCACCACCAAACCTAACCCACATGCCCTTTGGCTGCTTTTcacttttcattaaaaaagaatgattaacaattttttatcattaaaaaaaaaaaaaaaaaaaaaaaaacccatttcaaaaattttccATCCACAATATTCTTTGAACTTCAAATCAACCTTGAATTTGGTCTAATAAGGAATATTCTTCCTAGAGAAAAAGATGGCTCATCTAATACCCTCAATTATATGAAACGATCATGTAATCTTCGATTTTGATATTGTGTAAAACGATGACAggtaaatatttagatatttgtcttcTATTACGATTTTTTATAGGTatcatatttactttttttagtatattcaaatatcttgtatctaTTTAGTGTTCTTTTTCAATAGCAGGGATTGATTCAATTGCGATGGACATGAAAGAGAGGAAGCTGACAGTAATTGGGACAGTGGATCCAGTGAATGTAGTAAGCAAGCTGAGGAAGTATTGGCCAACAGACATAATCTCAGTAGGGCCAGCAGTGGAGCcaaagaaggaggagccaaagaaggaggagcccaAAAAGGAGGaaccaaagaaagaagaagagggcaagaaggaggagccaaagaaagaaggagaggCTAAAAAAGACGACGCGAAGAAAGACGAGCCGAAGAAGGAGGACGACAAGAAAGACGAGCCGAAGAAAGACGGTGAAAAGAAGGAGGacgagaagaagaaagagccACCGCAGGTCGCTGTGCCAGCACCGATGCCGATACCGATGCCAATGCCAATGCATATGCCGATGCATATGCCGATGGCGATGCCTATGTATATGCAGCAACCTGACCCAGTAATGGACATGGTCAAGGCTCATAGACCATATAACCCTCACTTGACCAGTCATTACCATGTCCATAGCATGGAAGAGAACCCAAATGCTTGTGTTATTTGTTGAGTATTACAATGTCTATGGTGCCTTAAGCCAAGGCATTTTGGAAGCCAAACCTACTACCCCTTTGAAGCTAAAGCTCCCTCTtgtagataaaaaaaacaaaaaacaaatattatgtCTTTTTGGCGTTTTATTTACccaatattttagtttaatatgtagaaatattcaataattttggctcttttttactatttactctaaactttcaaatgttAAAAGTCAAAAAGTAAACTTAATGTTCCATCtatgatattaattatattgtgAAATTTTCAATGTCAAAGGGGTAGTAATGTGTGGAGTTAGGTAGTTggtcaaaataaaacataaccccattaaataaagaacataaaatttcaaagctACGATTGCAATGTCGAGCTCCcatcaaatcaaattgagaTGTGCTGACGTGTCAAGGTATACACGTAGAGACTCTTACAAGTTCTTAATTCTATGTACATGTGAGATTCCATGTTGggtggagagaagaacgaaacattcattataagggtgtggaaaactttttctagtagacgcgttttaaaaactttaaggaaAACTCGAAAAGGAATACccgacaatatctgctagcggtgggcttggattgttacaaatgatattaagtCAGACACTGAGTGGTGTACTAGTGAGGAGACTGGGCCACtgatggggtggattgtgagatttcacatcgattggagaggggaatgagtgtcagcatctttataaggacgtggaaatctctctctagtagatgcattttaaaaaccttgaggagaaactcggaaaggaaagtccaaagagaacaatatctgctagcggtgggtttgggcggttacaaatggtattaaagccagacactgggcagtgtgcaACAAGAAGACTGAGCCACTAatggggtagattgtgagatttcacattggCTGGAGAGGGGAAGTAGTGTCAACGTCTTTACaatggtgtgaaaatttctctctagtagatgcattttaaaaaccttgaggaaaactcgaaaggaaatcccaaagaggacaatatttgctagggtggacttgggttgttacaaatgatattaaagccagacaccgtgtgccagcgaagacactGGGCCACCaatgagggtggattgtgaaattttacatcgtttggagaggggaacgaatgctagcgaggatgttggaccccaaagaggggtggattgtgagatctccattgattggggaggagaacgacatcgattggagaggggaatgaatgCCAGCAAGAatgctggccccgaagggggggaggggggtagattgtgagattccacatcgtgTGGAGataggaacgaaacattccttataagagtgtgaaaacctctccttaatagacgtgtatccgaaagggaaagttcaaagaggacaattcctactaacggtgagcttggactattacagtACCAACTCGAGCCCCCACAACAAGATTTCTCGACACTGACCCACTAGACCCTAATTCCTCTTTTACATCACATGGGTATGTGTTCTAGGACAAAGAAATGCACTTAAAAAGATGGCAACATAAAGTTGTTTCTTTTTGAGGATGTGATAATTAATTTACGAAGGGTGTTTATTAGAAAGAGCTGGATGATTATTGGTTGCTTTGTTGGAGTTTTGGTGGatgatattgattttgaatagGGTTTTGTGGGGCTTGTTTGGAGCTAATGGAGCCCTCCCTCTTTCTTGCATGTGTGTGGAGGATGTGAATAATTGGCTCTCTTCTTCCACCTCCAAAAGAAATGGCATTATTTTGTTGGAAATATGTTACCTTGgagaattttttctttgtcaatTAATAATGCATCACTTTCCATTCAAAGAGAATATTTTCATGTCTTtccaaataaaatagagaCAATATTGTATACAACAATATCAAGTACCATGTGGGAACAAGTTCGATTCATTATCTTcggttttcatttttaaaatcaacaaGTTCTGCGATtgcttttgaattttagtttCAAGAACAAAGATATCAAAATGAGAGCGATCCTGAAGATATGATGACTAAGAGaggttaaaagaattgaaagttaccaCTATACTAACAAGGTGAACCTTTCTTTTCAGTAGCTTAATTAtaagaactccaaaattaagtatattttgcatgaaataattatatattgagTGACCTCGTGTGAATTTTCGTAAGTAATGAAATCTATGTACACCTACCTATATTAGGCAACCATCCATGGTCACCTCTTCCCACTTCCAGTGGGGCACATTTAAAGGTTGCAATAATCCATCAGGTTTCTGTCTAAGTGCCTTAACTTATTGACAAGTTAAACACGTACTCACATATATACATCTTTGTGGCACCTGGATGCACAGTATAGGAAGACTAATGTGCCTCAGATAGAATCTTTCTCTTGATCTCTACATCGTTTGGCACACAAGTTCGATTCCGCCACTTCAAACATCCATCACCCGATATCAAGAAATCCTTGATTTGTTCAGTCTCAAGTTGCTTcacaacttttgaaaaataagggTCCCTCTGCTGATCCTGAACAATTTGTTGCTGCAACGTCGACAGATAGTCATAAGAGCTAGTTGAGCTACCGTTTTCTTGACCAACACAGCTATCTGAGCTCGTTCAAACTCCATCTGAATGTTGGGTTGTCTCGTCAGCATTGCAGATAAGTGAGCTGTCTTACGACTCAAGGCATCAGCTACCACATTAGCTTTACCAGGGTGATGTAGGATCTCCACATCATAATCTTTCACTAACTCCAACCATCGACGTTGCTCATGTTGAGCTCTTTCTGGGTGAACAGATATTTGAGACTCTTATGATCCGTATATACTTGTATCCTCTCACCGTACAGATAATGTCTCCATATCTTCAAAGCAAACACCACAGCAGCTAACTCTAAATCATGAGTTGGGTAATTGCGTTCATAATCCTTCAATTGCCGAGAGGCATAAGCAATAACTCTCTCGTTTTGCATAAGTACGCACCCCAACCCATGCTTAGAGGCATCACTATAAATTACTAGATTCCCAGTACCGTCAGGTACAATAAGCACTGGGGCTGACGCTAGTCTTTCCTTGAGTTCCTGAAAACTACTTTCACAAGCTCGACTccaatcaaatttctttccttttcgagtTAAATGAGTAAGTGGTGCTGCAATCCTTGCAAAGTCTTTAATAAAGCGCCTGTAATATCCGGCTAAACCCAGGAAACTTCTCACCTCAGTAACTGTAGTTGGTCGAGCCCAACCTATAACTGCCTCAACCTTTGCTGGATCAACAGTTATACCATCCTTGGATATCACATGACTAAGAAATACCTTCTGAAGCCAAAACTCACATTTTGAGAACTTGGCATACAATCTTTGTTTACGTAGAACCAACAAAACCTTCCTCAAATGTTCTGCATGTTCATCGTTTGTCTTGGAATAAACCAAGATATCATCAATGAACACAATGACAAAAGAATCCAGAAAATCCTGGAATACCCGATTCATCAGCTCCATAAACACTGTAGGGGCATTAGTCAAGCCAAAGGACATCATGACAAACTCATAATGCCCATACCGAGTACGAAAAGCCATCTTCGGTATGTCCTCTGGTTATTTTGCCTGCACCGCTTTCCTCTCCCTGGTGATAACCAGAACGAAGATCAATCTTCGTAAATACCGCTGCCCATTGAAGATGGTCAAACAAGTCATCAATTCGCGGCAAGGGatacttatttttaatggTCACCTTATTCACCTCTCTATAGTCAATACAGAGACGGAGTGTACCGTCCTTCTTTTTCACAAACAACACTAGAGCTCCCCACGGTGACACACTAGGTCGTATGAATCCCTGGTTCAACAACTTCTGTAATTGCAACTTCAACTCTTTCAATTCCGCGGGAGCCATCCTATAAGAAGCTTTAGAGATAGGTGTCGTCCCTGGTTCTAGTTCAATACCAAAGTTGACTTCCCGCTCTGGTGGTAAACCAGGTAACTCATCAGGAAAAACATCTAGGAACTCATTCACCAAAGGTACAGTTGATACATCTGTATCCACTCGTCCCACTTCTACCACACTAGCCAGGAATGCCACAGCACCGTGACCAATCAACTTCCTAGCCTTCAAAGCAGTAATCGTCTTGGGAACACTTCCCAGCTTCGTACCCAGAAACCGGAAGCTCTTTCCCATCAAGGGGTGAAAAACTATCTCTTTCTTATAACAATCGATACTGGCATGATGAGCAGATATCCAATCCATGCCCAAAATAATATCGTAATCATACATATTTAGCACCATTAACAACACGTCTAATGGTTGGCCGGATACTTCTACTTTATTCAGTTTCACCTTTTCACAGGTCATCAATATGACTCCTGAAGGTGTAGAAACTAGAACCTCATAACCTAAAGGCTCTACTTCAAGTCGGGCATGACAAACAAACGATAATGATATAAAAGAATGCGTCGAGCCAGAATCGAATACAGTATAAGCAAAATAGCCATATATGGGTAAAGTACCTGTCACCACCGTGCTGGCATCCCTTGCTGCCTTGCTTGTCGTGGCAAAGGCTTTACTTTGAGCTTGAGGCTGTACCCCGACACTCGACTGACCCCCTCCTCCTCCTGGAGCAGATCGCTCGGGGCGCATCACATTAGGATTCTTTACACTACGACATACTCTGGCGAGATGACTAGTCTTTCCACAGTTATAACATGTCTTGTCTGCAACATTACAAGATCCCACATGAGTTAACCCACACTTACTACAACCTGCCCTCCCTTCAACTGAGGAAGGTCGACGATCAACTCGCCGCGGTACCGCCTGCTGTCGCGAACCCGAAGATATTTGAGTAAATTTCGTTTACCACTTGGTCGCACCTGACTGCTGGAACCCTGATTACTCCTCGGGGTGGTAGCATCTAATTTCACCGCAGCATGATAAACCGTAACGAAATCTTGAGAAGCATGGGCAGACACGGATCCCTGTATCTCTTGCCTCAAACTTTGGATAAAGAGATCCGTCTTCTCTTCCTCAGTAGCAACCATAAGAGGAACAAATCTAGATAATCGTGTGAATTCCGCCTCATACTCCTCTACTGACATATTACCTTGTTCTAGTTGCATAAAGGCTTTTTGATTTCGCAGTCTCGCTAGAGCAGGATAGTATTTCTCACAAAACTCATGTCTAAAGGCCGCCCATGTGATTGAGGCTCCACCAGCCTCCATCTTCGGCTTCTTTGATTTCCACCAAAAATGGGCTGGTCTCTCCAACAAATATGTAGCACACAACACCTTATGATTCTCCAGGCAGCTGTAGAATGTAAACTTTGTTTCAATACATTCCAACCACCATTCAGCTGCCTCAAGATCAGTCCCCTTTCCTCCAAAAGTTGGCGGGGCAAGTTTCATGAAATCTCGTATGTACTCACTCTCCTCCGTCATACATCGTCGCCCATAAATTACTACTCGCGGTGGTGCCTCTGTCACCACAGCTGTACCAGGTAGCTTTGTCAACCTTGTTGGAGGTATTACTGTCTGAACACCTACTCTTGGTGCTTCAGACACTAAGGTCGCCTGGCCAGATACAGGTGCTGTTGGAGTCGCTTGGCTTCCAAGACTAGCAAGGGCTGCCTGTACCGCTTGGTCCACCCGGCTCTGCACCGCCTGATCTACTTGACTCTCAATCAATGATTGCAATGCCTCCAAATTAACCACAATAGTCGACTGATCTCTAGATGCCGACTGAGCAGTAGGCTCTAGAACCGCCTCTGCTGGAGCAGTTCCTTCTACAGGCTGCCCCTCATTCCCCGAGTCCACATTGGACGTACCAGGGTCTAAATTCTTAAATACCACCATATCTGTTACACACATAATTAAGTGGTCAtcatcaattcttttaaacttttcataCTATTCTTTCATACAATTTAGTCATGCATCACTTACCTGACCGAGTAGTTACCATCGACACTGATGACAAACTCTGacatccaatcataaacttCCAAACATTTCAATAACATTaagtaaaatactaaaaaaaaaaacagttctGTTTAAAACGTTATTAACCAACAAAAAATCTTAACAACCAAAACATATTTACATAAACAGACCCAGACATGGATTCCCAGTAGTCTCTAGCCCGCTGGTCTCGTCCTCGGTTGGCCTGCATCATTTAAATCTGGAAAGAAaagttataataattttgatgagtaaTTAGATTACCGAGTAAGTAGCTAACATATCTTTCCTGAGTTCATAACTAATCTTTCTAggtgttttaagttttattcgcCATTGACTCCTAGTTTCTCTTACGGGTCATCTGTTCATTAATGAGGTATCTCAGCTACCTCCAGCTTAGGTTACTGACTCTCTCTCGATATGCTTATCTAGAATTTTCGAACTCGTATGTAAGACTCGCTCTCGATCAATACGGCCCGTCTACTAATTTCTCTGGCGGCCTGTTTATCTCATATACCAACGGTCAGAAGTACTCATGCTCCCTGACTTAGCACACAGTGCGTTGGTCAGGAACTACGCGGGAATTAGTAGACTATCATACTCATATAAATAAGTCATGGCTCAACAACCAATAAACATATCCTAGAGTCATAACCTTTCCATTAACATGCATAACATACTTACATTTACTGTATGATTTCATACATTTATCATGTTCAACACATAGAACATTCTAGCAATCATTTATATCATGCTTACATCACAGGCAAACAGTCACAATATACAATAAACATTCAATATCATAAAAGCTCATCTTAACATACTAAGCTCTTAATTAGGTAAACAACATACTCACATGTTGTAAAACAAGTTAAGAACTAGTTCAAAGATTGATatgctacttacttggtttcGAACTCCTTTTCCCCTTGAATGTACGTTTAATAGGTATTCCAACACAATTCCTTCCTATTAGACCGGAGCCAAAATAACTTCTCACACGCCCTCACGCGCCAACACAAGTTCGGGGGTAATTTCTCACGCGCCTGGTCCGCGCACAGTCGCACTCTCACTCGCAGCCTCCCACGCGCCTTGCGTGTACCGCACACgcgtcttcttcttccttttggtTTCCTTCGAATAACCGTCTGATTCAGCTCGTGGCCATGTCCCCTTCCTCAAAGGATTCCTCAGCAACAACCTCTCTTTCCTTACCCTTAAATAACTTCTCACACGCCCTCACGCGCCAACACAAGTTCGGGGGTAATTTCTCACGCGCCTGGTCCGCGCACAGTCGCACTCTCACTCGCAGCCTCCCACGCGCCTTGCGTGTACCGCACACgcgtcttcttcttccttttggtTTCCTTCGAATAACCGTCTGATTCAGCTCGTGGCCATGTCCCCTTCCTCAAAGGATTCCTCAGCAACAACCTCTCTTTCCTTACCCTCGATTAACAACCAAACTTAAGCCACCCAAACTCGAAATctcagaatttttttttcctcttctgtTTTCTGAGTTTTCATCTGTCCGCTGCTCTTcgcttttttatttatttatttatttatttattaaagccTAATCAACTCCCTAATTTGCTTCCACACCATCTAGCAAACCCTTCATCATTCCCACACCTCCAGCCCACGCGTCCATTCCCCCTTATCCTCCTTTACAACAGCTGCTTGACGCGGCGGCTGTGTTTTCGTTATACATATTATCATTACTATTTTAGGTTATTACACTGTAGCTCAACTAAAGTCATATGTCTAGTTCCTTTAAGCTTATTAGTACATAATGTTACTATTAGGGTACTTTCCTTAATCAAATCACATGTCATATGCATGTAATGACCTTACAACTAATAGAGTACTAGCGTAGTCAAATCACATATCTTATAATGAGGGACCTAGCAAATGTTAGGGCGCTATCCTAAGTCAAAATGCATGTCGTTTAGGAGTAACCTTACAATAATTAAGGCACTACTCTAGTCAAATCATCTATCGTTCGAAGGAGTGACTTTGTACCAATTAGGGCACTACTTCGGTAAAATCACATAGAGGGACTAAATTAAGCTTAATGACTACCAATCAAGCTACTTATCATccattaatcatttaatatacCTCAATACGTCTAACTCAATCATGTTCTCATCATATTTTTGACGTTTAACTGTTcgtgggttggattgggttgaattgAAACGGTTCTTAGATCTAACTAAATTGTTCGAGTTTCAACTttgattaaataatgaactcaactcaacccaaccgaATCATAAAGTTTTGGATTGAACTTGTTTGGGTAACCTAATTCTATACAAGCAAGTTCGTAATCCAAatgaaactatatatattgAGTTAAGCTGATCGAATTtttcgaattcaaattttgttgattatCTTCTCATTGTTCTATCAACCTTTGTATAGTTCTTTGTCACAAAAACAAATCCTCACCGACCATACTATTAATTGTGATCTAACGTAAAAAAAACGTTTGTTTATGTAACACTTTAATGATCATATTTCTAGATTCACTAAAAAGATCATGTACAAACAAAATAGTCGATCACAAAGACTATATTCAGAAGCCAATNttttttttttttttttttttttttttttttttgaatctaGACGAAGAATAACAAAAATCTCTCCAAAATTCGATCTCCATTGACTTTTTGGTACCGATCCATTAATGAACGTGGGTTTGATTTTAGAAGCCCTattgaattttcttgtttgaatttattaatctTCTTTGATTGCGATTGACCAATTGATTTGGTTGAGACTCAAAATCCCAAAACATACAAAAGTCTTAATGTAACAACGAACTCATGAACATATCGTTAATGCATACATATCACAAAAGCGTTTCAACACATTTGAGTAAAAGTGACGAAAAGCTgaacttttttaaaacaaacttcgaaccttttaactttttatatgAATTGAACATAACAACAAAATGTTAACATTGTATTGACATCATTATATTTAACAATTTTCCACCGACCATACTACTAATTGTACTCTTAAATGGAAGTTCTTATTTTCGTTCTCAAATATTCTAATCGTTTTTATTCATTCATCGTTCAACAGCTACTCTTATGCATTATTTTCTTCCGTTTATCAATTTACATTTCTAGATCCACtaaaagttcataaacaaacaaaatagtCGATCCCAGTCGATCCCACCGACCATCTTCCTATAGAagccaatttttattttaattcgactcattttgaaattatgttATTTCCCCAAAATTCATCTCCTTCAACTTTTTGGTGCCAATCCATTAATGAACGTGAGGTTGGTTTAGAAGTCCATTGGGTTTTGTTgtatgatttaattattttctttgccAACTTTTTCGTGGTCAAGCCCAtcgatttaaatatttattatttgtttcttatcattttcttatcGGCTAATACGATAGTTTTCTATTTGAGCGAGAAAAAGCGTGCTAGGAGATTCATATTGGTTTGTGGGATTGTCTAAACGTGACCATTTGTAGGAGATGCAAGGGAATAATGAGACATACATGTGCTGAATTCAGATTCAGAATTGTTTCAAATTCCGAGCATGGATACTTCGTAAAAGTTGAAAAACCATGCACACCTCGAACGAGTGAACAATAATATTGCCTTTCTTTCGCCCCCATACTCAAGAAAGCTTGGGACGCTACATAAGAAGTTAAATTAGGTATCATTGAAATAGGATATATTTGTACTTGTATGATGTATTGTCATACTTCTCGACTTCATCTAATTATAGAGTTTCGAAGTTTTCATACTTTCccatttttgttgaaaatgtATTATTGCACGAGTGCAGTTGGATTAAACATCTGAACCCCAACGAGAATTAATTTTCTCGAATTTTTCATTTACGATCAAGCTTCcagaattttattgaaaacCTTAGAGATCGAATTTAGGAATACAGTAGAAGAGAATGATGCTCGGAATGTTTTCTAGAAGCtcgaaaaaatataaaataaaatcgtagaaaataaaaaaatgtgtgGTCAAAGTCAATAGAATTTTGCCCCTCCTAGTATTTTGGAGACCCTCGAAAAACCCGAGTGAATGATCATTTTAGGTTTCGGTTTTCCTCAAAATCTAAAGTGTATGAAGAAATTAGCATATGAAAATTTAGTATGTTGATCTTGTCATGATTTCgcacatttttcttaaaagaacCTGAAGTCAAATCATAACGGAACTAGGAGATCGAAGAAGACCCAAGAACGGTATAAACACATAAATATGAAGGTTTTGAGAGGGGACGAAAGACTACATAAGTAGTATATTGAGGAGCTATTATTGTGTATGGAGGAAGCCCACTCTGAGAGGAGATGAGAGACTACAAAAGTAGATCAGCTGTGTCTCGAAGCCTAAAAAATTGGGTTGTGACattgaaagttcgatttttccTAAGGTGACATAAGGGGATCTATAACATCGTACTCTTTGTTTTGTTCCAATTTCCTACACACACGACTTGGTCGGCTGTTTGTGGCTTGTCTTTTTACATGGTTTCAACGTGACCCTGGGCTTATAAATTCACTCccattttgttctttctttcgtATCTTAACAACCCAAAAGCTCTCATTTTTAGGgacacaaaaacaaacaccTCAACAACTTTCAAATGgggtttcatcaaattgacGAAAGGAACCAAGCTCTTCTCTCTAAGATCGCTATCGACGATGGCCATGGCGAGAACTCAGCCTATTTCGATGGGTGGAAAGCTTATGATAACAATCCGTTTCACCCCGAGAATAATCCTTTGGGTGTTATTCAAATGGGTTTAGCAGAAAATCAAGTTTCGTATATAGtgttttcatgtttttcttatATCATTTCACGTTTGAAAATTTCGCTAACTTTGTTTCTGTGTGAATTTCGATAGCTTTCTTTTGGTATGATTGTTGACTGGATTAGAAAACACCCCGAAGCTTCGATTTGTACACCTGAAGGACTTGAGAAATTCAAAAGCATTGCCAACTTTCAAGATTATCATGGCTTACAAGAGTTTCGAAAAGTACTAGATATGATATTCTAACTATATCTAAACTCAGAAGCTTAAGTCGATggattatgatatatatatatatattttatttttcaggcGATGGCGAGTTTCATGGGGAAGGTAAGGGGTG is part of the Cucurbita pepo subsp. pepo cultivar mu-cu-16 chromosome LG12, ASM280686v2, whole genome shotgun sequence genome and harbors:
- the LOC111807573 gene encoding heavy metal-associated isoprenylated plant protein 39-like isoform X1, with protein sequence MKKFILKLDLHDDKAKQKALKTVSSLSAGIDSIAMDMKERKLTVIGTVDPVNVVSKLRKYWPTDIISVGPAVEPKKEEPKKEEPKKEEPKKEEEGKKEEPKKEGEAKKDDAKKDEPKKEDDKKDEPKKDGEKKEDEKKKEPPQVAVPAPMPIPMPMPMHMPMHMPMAMPMYMQQPDPVMDMVKAHRPYNPHLTSHYHVHSMEENPNACVIC
- the LOC111807573 gene encoding heavy metal-associated isoprenylated plant protein 39-like isoform X2 produces the protein MKKFILKLDLHDDKAKQKALKTVSSLSGIDSIAMDMKERKLTVIGTVDPVNVVSKLRKYWPTDIISVGPAVEPKKEEPKKEEPKKEEPKKEEEGKKEEPKKEGEAKKDDAKKDEPKKEDDKKDEPKKDGEKKEDEKKKEPPQVAVPAPMPIPMPMPMHMPMHMPMAMPMYMQQPDPVMDMVKAHRPYNPHLTSHYHVHSMEENPNACVIC